From a region of the Nostoc sp. UHCC 0870 genome:
- a CDS encoding IS630 transposase-related protein, which yields MAKPYSNDFRQKVMQAIELDGLKKSEASQLFNISRNTINLWFERKAETGEIKPKPRQASQQNSKISDWEKFRVFVKAHGDKTQAEMAQLWEVPISQRTISRALQKIRNSRNLSTG from the coding sequence ATGGCTAAACCTTACAGTAATGACTTCCGGCAAAAAGTAATGCAAGCGATTGAGTTGGATGGTCTCAAGAAAAGTGAGGCGAGCCAACTATTTAATATCAGTCGCAATACAATTAACTTGTGGTTTGAGCGCAAAGCCGAAACAGGGGAAATTAAGCCAAAGCCGAGGCAAGCATCCCAACAGAACAGCAAAATCAGTGATTGGGAGAAGTTTCGGGTATTTGTTAAAGCACATGGAGATAAAACTCAAGCAGAGATGGCACAGTTATGGGAAGTTCCGATTAGTCAGCGAACGATTTCCCGGGCATTACAGAAGATTCGTAATAGTCGTAACTTGTCAACTGGATAG
- a CDS encoding cation-transporting P-type ATPase, translating to MQVATVKHPKDLPKIKPMNPQLSAFWSLSTDQVLQQTHSKTSGLSRQDAKQRLSEYGANSLKQKHKSSAWMLLLNQFKSPIILILIFAAVLSIFLKDAADAIIILAIVLISGLLGFWQERGASNAVEKLLALVQVKATVLRDGESQEIPTEEIVRGDIVVLCAGKNIPGDCLVLESKDLSVDEAALTGETYPVDKLRLLRIFCNAREIVR from the coding sequence TTGCAGGTCGCTACAGTTAAGCACCCAAAAGATTTACCGAAAATCAAACCGATGAATCCCCAACTCTCCGCATTTTGGAGCTTGTCCACGGATCAAGTGCTTCAGCAGACGCACTCTAAAACCTCTGGGTTAAGCCGTCAAGATGCCAAACAACGCCTGAGCGAGTACGGCGCAAACAGCCTCAAACAAAAACACAAATCGAGCGCATGGATGCTGTTGCTTAATCAGTTCAAGAGTCCGATTATCTTGATTCTGATTTTTGCGGCGGTGCTATCGATTTTTCTGAAAGATGCGGCAGATGCCATAATCATTTTGGCGATCGTTCTGATCAGTGGGCTATTAGGATTTTGGCAAGAGCGAGGAGCCTCGAATGCTGTCGAAAAATTATTGGCATTAGTGCAAGTTAAAGCAACTGTTTTGAGGGATGGGGAATCTCAAGAAATCCCCACCGAGGAAATAGTCAGGGGCGACATTGTAGTGCTTTGTGCGGGTAAAAATATTCCAGGTGACTGTCTCGTTTTAGAGTCGAAAGATTTATCAGTGGATGAAGCAGCACTGACAGGAGAAACCTATCCAGTTGACAAGTTACGACTATTACGAATCTTCTGTAATGCCCGGGAAATCGTTCGCTGA
- a CDS encoding ExeA family protein produces the protein MLTEVMEHFSLVKEFPKAGYYETEHQKQMFKDIKVAIHSGKLVAITGIIGCGKTTTLRRLFDVLEKEGKITVSKSLSVDKDRATLPTLIAALFYDLSTDKEIKIPKDGEKRERELRDLIRKGKKPVALFVDEAHDLHYSTLTGLKRLIEVVEDGGGTLSVVLAGHPKLKNDLRRPTMEEIGYRATVFSLEGIVGNQREYIEWLVSECTTDDTSISDILEASAIELLAARLRTPLQIEQHLTLALEAAYRVAVKPVTTVIIESVLSKLLDDLEPTLTRHGYNVRDLAEQFNAKPAEIKLLFRGQLDPMRARELQEQMLAAGLPL, from the coding sequence ATGCTTACTGAGGTCATGGAACACTTTAGTTTGGTTAAGGAGTTTCCCAAAGCTGGGTACTACGAGACTGAACACCAAAAACAAATGTTCAAGGATATTAAAGTGGCAATTCATTCGGGGAAGTTGGTTGCCATTACAGGAATTATCGGGTGTGGTAAAACAACGACTTTACGACGTTTGTTTGACGTTTTGGAGAAAGAAGGTAAAATTACCGTCTCAAAATCGCTTTCTGTGGATAAAGACCGAGCGACACTACCCACTCTGATTGCTGCCTTATTCTATGATTTATCCACAGATAAGGAAATTAAAATTCCGAAAGACGGCGAAAAACGGGAACGGGAATTACGTGACCTGATTAGAAAAGGTAAAAAGCCTGTAGCACTGTTTGTGGATGAGGCTCATGACCTACATTACAGTACGCTGACGGGACTTAAACGTTTAATCGAGGTAGTTGAAGACGGTGGTGGCACACTTTCGGTAGTGCTGGCTGGTCATCCCAAACTGAAAAATGATTTGCGCCGTCCCACGATGGAGGAAATTGGGTATCGGGCGACGGTCTTCTCTTTGGAGGGGATTGTCGGTAATCAACGAGAATATATTGAATGGTTGGTATCTGAATGTACTACGGATGATACTTCTATCAGTGACATACTAGAGGCCTCTGCTATTGAATTACTTGCTGCGCGGTTGAGAACTCCACTACAAATCGAACAACATTTGACACTAGCTTTAGAGGCTGCGTACCGAGTTGCAGTCAAGCCTGTTACTACGGTGATTATTGAGTCGGTGCTATCGAAGCTTCTTGATGATTTGGAACCAACTCTCACTCGGCATGGCTATAACGTGAGGGATTTGGCTGAACAGTTCAATGCCAAACCGGCTGAAATTAAGTTGTTGTTTCGTGGTCAACTTGACCCAATGCGTGCGCGGGAGTTGCAGGAGCAAATGTTGGCGGCGGGATTGCCACTTTGA
- a CDS encoding recombinase family protein produces MLIGYARVSTDDQKLNLQMDALQQAGCAKIYSDHISGVKAARPGLNQALEVARTGDVLVVWRLDRLGRSLKDLIEIISQLDDRGIELSSLSESITTTNNSGRLIFHLFGALAEFERNLIRERTTAGLVAARARGHKGGRPKALDRAKRQLAVKLYTERQHTIVEICRLMGISKPTLYNYIAEIKT; encoded by the coding sequence ATGTTGATCGGCTACGCGCGAGTTTCAACAGATGACCAAAAATTGAACCTGCAAATGGATGCCTTGCAGCAAGCTGGTTGTGCAAAAATTTACTCAGATCATATAAGTGGAGTGAAAGCAGCAAGACCTGGACTAAACCAAGCACTGGAAGTAGCAAGGACTGGTGATGTCCTAGTGGTGTGGAGGTTAGACCGCCTGGGAAGGTCGCTCAAAGACCTAATCGAAATCATATCCCAGTTAGATGATAGAGGAATTGAACTCTCTAGTTTGTCAGAATCCATTACTACCACTAATAACAGTGGCAGGCTAATTTTCCATCTGTTCGGTGCATTGGCAGAATTTGAACGCAATCTCATCCGTGAACGCACAACGGCGGGTCTTGTAGCAGCGCGTGCGCGTGGTCATAAGGGAGGTAGACCAAAAGCACTAGACCGAGCAAAACGCCAATTAGCAGTAAAGCTTTATACCGAAAGGCAACACACCATTGTTGAAATCTGTAGACTCATGGGGATTTCTAAACCAACTCTCTATAACTACATCGCTGAGATAAAAACATAA
- a CDS encoding chaperone modulator CbpM, with protein sequence MTFSLSKTVVSLEGEQLYTFEYAASITETSMSIVQVYVELGVIEPIGDLLHSRAIARIAQIQRLRQDLGLNLVGAAMVLDMATEIAQLRAQLKVYQSHPSAI encoded by the coding sequence ATGACCTTCAGCCTTTCAAAAACCGTGGTTTCACTCGAAGGCGAACAACTCTACACCTTTGAATATGCCGCATCAATAACTGAGACTTCGATGAGCATTGTGCAGGTTTACGTTGAGTTAGGCGTAATCGAACCCATTGGTGATTTGCTGCATTCCCGTGCGATCGCGCGAATTGCTCAGATTCAACGCTTGCGTCAAGATTTAGGGCTAAACTTAGTCGGAGCGGCAATGGTGCTAGATATGGCGACGGAAATTGCCCAATTACGGGCGCAGCTAAAGGTGTATCAGTCTCATCCTTCAGCTATCTGA
- a CDS encoding DnaJ C-terminal domain-containing protein: MPTATDFKDYYAVLGVNKTATPEEIKRAYRKLARKYHPDLNPGDKDAEAKFKDLNEANEVLSDPEKRQKYDRFGQHWNNPGYTEAPPPSSTNVGTTDFDQYSDFDSFINDLLGRTRRKTSTGGFDDFSGGFRSQAPAPDTEAAIALTFSEAFHGVQKRLQLDEETINVRIPSGAKPGSRIRIKGKSRPSPFSQQRGDLYLTIEVLPHPFFRFEGDNLVCEIPIRPDEAVLGAEISVPTPDGSVTMKIPKGVRSGQSLRLRGKGWTLPKGGRGDLFAKLQIVTPQDLSAIEEEYYEKIQANTSFNPRTQLEEIKL, from the coding sequence ATGCCAACTGCAACGGATTTTAAAGACTATTACGCAGTTCTGGGAGTCAACAAAACCGCAACCCCTGAAGAAATTAAACGCGCTTACCGCAAACTTGCCCGAAAATATCATCCTGACCTCAATCCTGGAGATAAAGATGCAGAAGCGAAGTTCAAAGACCTGAACGAAGCGAATGAGGTACTTTCTGATCCAGAAAAGCGGCAGAAATATGATCGCTTTGGTCAGCACTGGAATAATCCTGGTTACACTGAAGCGCCACCACCCAGTTCCACTAATGTTGGTACAACTGACTTCGATCAGTACAGCGATTTTGATTCGTTTATCAACGATCTGCTGGGTCGAACGAGACGTAAAACCTCCACTGGTGGCTTTGATGATTTTAGTGGTGGATTTCGTTCTCAAGCCCCTGCACCGGATACTGAAGCCGCCATTGCCCTGACATTTTCCGAAGCGTTTCACGGTGTTCAAAAACGGCTGCAACTCGATGAGGAAACAATCAACGTCCGTATTCCCTCGGGTGCAAAGCCTGGGAGTAGAATTCGCATCAAAGGTAAAAGTCGTCCTAGTCCATTCTCTCAACAGCGTGGCGATTTATATTTAACTATCGAAGTGTTACCCCATCCCTTCTTTCGATTTGAGGGCGATAACCTGGTTTGCGAAATTCCCATTCGCCCTGATGAAGCGGTTTTAGGCGCAGAAATTAGCGTACCAACCCCCGATGGTAGCGTAACGATGAAAATCCCTAAAGGAGTGCGATCGGGGCAATCCCTCAGACTGCGCGGCAAAGGCTGGACATTGCCAAAAGGGGGACGAGGTGACTTATTTGCCAAACTTCAGATTGTCACGCCGCAAGATCTGAGTGCGATCGAGGAAGAATACTACGAAAAAATCCAGGCAAATACTAGCTTTAACCCACGTACCCAATTAGAGGAGATTAAGTTATGA
- a CDS encoding DUF6920 family protein: protein MWIRWIAIIGVFIIVCLGIAAIYSGYRWQLDTDKLRARLTNGQEIIKPKIYDQKEIEGLPAPVQRFFRTVLKDGQAIASAVKLSQQGQFNMSETEAKWSKFTATQLVITQHPGFDWDARIQMAPGVNAFVHDTYLLGEGNLQASLFGLFTVAKMHGTPESNQGELLRFFAETAWYPTALLPSQGVRWEAIDDTSARATMTDGTTTVSLVFQFNDEGAIATIRAEGRYRMDGDKLTAMPWGGRFGEYSVRNGMLIPLKGEVGWEHPEGTRLYFKGKITEISYEFAA, encoded by the coding sequence ATGTGGATTAGATGGATTGCAATTATTGGTGTTTTCATCATAGTCTGCTTGGGAATTGCAGCCATTTATAGTGGTTATCGGTGGCAGTTGGATACTGATAAATTACGCGCCAGATTAACAAATGGACAGGAAATAATTAAGCCCAAAATCTATGACCAAAAGGAAATTGAAGGCTTACCAGCCCCTGTACAGCGATTCTTTCGGACTGTGCTTAAGGATGGACAAGCGATCGCATCTGCGGTCAAACTCTCTCAGCAGGGGCAGTTCAATATGAGTGAAACTGAGGCAAAGTGGAGTAAGTTTACCGCCACACAGCTTGTGATCACCCAGCACCCCGGTTTTGATTGGGATGCACGTATTCAGATGGCTCCCGGAGTGAATGCCTTTGTCCATGATACCTATCTGTTAGGAGAAGGCAACTTACAGGCTTCATTATTCGGTCTTTTCACCGTTGCCAAAATGCACGGTACGCCTGAATCGAATCAAGGTGAATTATTGCGGTTTTTTGCAGAGACGGCGTGGTATCCCACGGCTCTGTTACCTAGTCAGGGTGTGCGCTGGGAGGCGATTGATGACACATCCGCTCGCGCTACTATGACCGATGGTACAACAACTGTTTCCCTTGTATTTCAGTTTAATGACGAAGGGGCTATCGCCACTATTCGGGCTGAGGGTCGTTATCGAATGGATGGCGATAAGCTGACTGCGATGCCTTGGGGCGGCAGATTTGGGGAATATTCAGTTCGCAATGGGATGCTGATTCCCTTAAAAGGTGAAGTGGGATGGGAGCATCCAGAAGGCACTCGGCTCTATTTTAAAGGAAAGATTACAGAAATTAGCTATGAGTTCGCGGCATGA
- a CDS encoding ATP-binding cassette domain-containing protein: MKLSHELIPAASLNLNEVTIDIRGLYKHYGKTIAIRGLDLQIRRGELFGLIGPDGAGKTTTFNILGGVMEATAGDAKILGLPARDARNYAGYLTQQFSLYPDLSVDENIYYSAGLRLVPENQLEARRTKYLKLMQLDSFRDRLAGRLSGGMKQKLALCCALIAEPQVLLLDEPTTGVDTIARREFWDILAGLTAQNITVLVATPDLDEAERCDRVALIYNGQIQQMGSPSELKGNLGLNRLIIRTSQLIQAEKALIVTGEIVEVSTLGDRLEVLVKDVKSGIAFVRDRLTQNNVQFEQIQPESPTLENVFTTLLRQKGSVPKSLAFPRVKSLAISEPAKAKIAISAQNLNRVFGSFHAVVDLNLDIRYGDVYGLLGANGAGKTTAIKMLCGLLPISSGEMSLAGETGNLRSAELRQRIGYMSQKFTLYDDLTILENLQFYSGVYGIPPRQQREKISWVLSISGLEGQEHLLTRQLPGGWKQRVAFGASVIHEPEILFLDEPTSGVDVLARQQFWQLINDFARHGTAILVTTHYMNEAEQCSRMCFMVEGRKVAEGSASEIKAAQPGQLFELKIGELQGSYDRLRQFLEPWRVSIFGDRLHVVLDHPTAELPQVRSYLQSANLSLTDIQPMPFSLEDAFIGEVQRAGGAPP, encoded by the coding sequence ATGAAACTTTCCCATGAGTTAATTCCTGCTGCTTCTTTAAACTTAAATGAGGTGACAATCGACATTCGGGGACTCTACAAACACTATGGTAAAACCATTGCAATTCGCGGACTCGATCTGCAAATCCGCCGTGGCGAATTGTTTGGATTGATTGGGCCTGATGGTGCAGGTAAGACAACCACATTCAATATTTTGGGTGGCGTGATGGAGGCTACCGCAGGTGATGCTAAAATTCTGGGATTACCTGCCCGCGATGCGCGAAATTACGCTGGATATTTAACTCAACAATTTTCTCTTTATCCCGATCTGAGTGTGGATGAAAATATCTATTACAGTGCAGGATTGCGACTTGTCCCCGAAAATCAACTTGAAGCACGACGCACCAAGTATCTTAAGTTGATGCAACTCGATTCATTCCGCGATCGCCTTGCCGGTCGTCTTTCCGGTGGGATGAAGCAAAAGTTAGCCTTGTGCTGTGCATTAATTGCTGAACCGCAAGTATTATTGCTCGATGAGCCAACAACTGGAGTAGATACCATTGCTAGGCGTGAGTTTTGGGACATTCTGGCTGGATTAACTGCCCAAAATATTACCGTACTAGTTGCGACTCCCGATCTAGATGAAGCCGAACGGTGCGATCGCGTGGCATTAATTTACAACGGACAAATTCAGCAAATGGGTTCTCCCTCAGAACTCAAGGGGAATTTAGGCTTAAATCGCTTAATTATCCGCACTTCGCAGCTAATTCAAGCAGAAAAAGCCCTGATTGTCACAGGTGAAATTGTAGAGGTGTCTACACTAGGCGATCGCCTGGAAGTTTTGGTAAAAGATGTGAAATCGGGAATTGCCTTTGTGCGCGATCGCTTGACTCAAAACAATGTACAGTTCGAGCAAATTCAACCAGAATCACCCACACTAGAGAACGTTTTCACCACACTCTTACGCCAAAAAGGTTCTGTACCAAAATCTCTGGCATTTCCGCGAGTCAAAAGCTTGGCAATATCTGAACCTGCAAAGGCGAAAATAGCCATATCTGCACAGAATCTCAATCGCGTTTTTGGTTCTTTTCACGCCGTTGTGGATTTGAATCTTGATATCCGCTATGGCGATGTTTATGGACTTCTGGGTGCAAATGGAGCGGGAAAAACCACCGCCATCAAAATGCTATGTGGACTATTACCAATTAGTTCTGGCGAAATGTCTCTGGCTGGAGAAACAGGTAATCTTCGCAGTGCAGAATTGCGGCAACGCATCGGCTATATGAGTCAGAAGTTCACCCTCTACGATGATTTAACCATTCTGGAAAATTTGCAGTTCTATAGCGGGGTTTATGGCATTCCACCCCGTCAGCAGCGAGAAAAAATTAGTTGGGTGTTATCCATTTCGGGATTAGAAGGACAAGAACATTTACTGACAAGACAACTCCCCGGTGGATGGAAGCAACGGGTAGCATTTGGCGCATCCGTCATCCATGAACCGGAAATTTTGTTTTTAGATGAACCAACTTCTGGCGTAGATGTTTTAGCACGACAGCAATTTTGGCAATTGATTAATGATTTTGCTCGTCATGGGACGGCAATTTTGGTGACAACCCATTATATGAACGAAGCGGAACAATGTAGCCGGATGTGTTTTATGGTTGAAGGGCGGAAAGTTGCTGAAGGTTCTGCCAGTGAGATTAAAGCCGCACAACCTGGTCAATTATTTGAGTTAAAAATTGGCGAACTGCAAGGAAGTTACGATCGCTTACGGCAATTTCTCGAACCGTGGCGCGTTTCCATTTTTGGCGATCGCCTCCACGTTGTTCTCGATCATCCTACCGCAGAACTGCCCCAAGTGCGGTCTTATCTGCAATCGGCAAATCTGTCTCTTACAGATATTCAACCGATGCCATTTTCCCTAGAAGATGCCTTTATTGGGGAAGTGCAACGAGCCGGAGGTGCGCCGCCATGA
- a CDS encoding ABC transporter permease: MMIRRIRNQLFKELEQFVRDRLGVALAFILPVIALLIIGYAIRLEAKNIALAVRDLDQTSFSRSYVERLYATNLFVPAQWQGERFPDAIDRGTAQVQVTIPPDFTAEVQAGKTGNLQVVIDGSDVINARVTRLAIQGTTLSVVQAQLSKLADSVGVISQVRLWFNPGRQESLFIVPGSYGVILAIFPPLLIAIALVREKEQGTILQLYASSLSASELLLGKSLAYTLVGLGEALILFIVGFLLFQVRVIGDPTPLIIGTPIFIWVSVQLGLIIGIFTTTQSAAVQAIGTIKVLTAFLLAGFLFPLNTVPFPFSIASYLVPVRYYIELCRDVFVRGSGWFGTWHLIGALLLLGIVEFAIAWWGMRRMQL, encoded by the coding sequence ATGATGATTCGCCGGATTCGCAATCAATTATTCAAAGAATTAGAGCAGTTTGTGCGCGATCGCTTAGGTGTTGCCCTGGCATTCATTTTACCTGTAATTGCGCTGCTAATTATTGGCTATGCAATTCGCCTGGAAGCGAAAAACATTGCTCTGGCGGTGCGCGATCTCGATCAGACAAGCTTCAGCCGGAGTTATGTTGAACGACTGTACGCCACCAATTTATTTGTCCCAGCACAATGGCAAGGCGAACGCTTTCCCGATGCCATCGACCGGGGAACGGCTCAAGTGCAAGTCACCATTCCACCAGACTTTACTGCTGAGGTACAAGCGGGTAAAACTGGAAATCTGCAAGTTGTGATTGATGGCAGTGATGTGATCAACGCACGGGTAACAAGATTGGCGATTCAGGGAACAACTTTGTCAGTTGTACAAGCCCAACTCAGTAAACTTGCTGACTCTGTTGGTGTAATTTCTCAAGTGCGACTTTGGTTTAATCCGGGACGACAGGAATCATTATTTATTGTACCTGGAAGTTACGGAGTGATTTTAGCCATCTTTCCGCCGTTGTTGATAGCGATCGCATTAGTGCGAGAAAAAGAACAAGGGACAATTCTACAGCTTTACGCCTCTAGCCTCAGTGCCTCGGAACTATTGCTAGGTAAATCCTTGGCATATACCCTCGTGGGATTGGGAGAAGCTTTAATTCTGTTTATTGTCGGTTTTTTGTTGTTTCAAGTCCGCGTGATTGGCGATCCCACCCCCTTAATTATTGGCACTCCCATATTCATCTGGGTAAGCGTACAACTCGGATTAATCATCGGCATTTTTACTACCACCCAAAGCGCGGCTGTACAAGCGATCGGCACCATTAAAGTGCTGACTGCCTTTTTGCTAGCAGGATTTTTGTTTCCCCTCAATACAGTGCCGTTTCCATTTTCCATTGCTTCCTACTTAGTTCCCGTGCGGTATTATATCGAACTTTGTCGGGATGTATTTGTGCGGGGTTCAGGCTGGTTTGGAACTTGGCATCTCATCGGTGCTTTGCTGCTTTTGGGAATTGTCGAGTTTGCGATCGCTTGGTGGGGAATGCGGCGAATGCAACTATAG
- a CDS encoding DNA methyltransferase: MNRSNPEVNAPSTLKRKATSTVGRGKFVNLNAKLNFSAWSDEYVALSLGDSLKHYRDWEQPTVIVSDGAYGVLGFEGDTSDHIDLPDWYQPHIEEWSKAAMPCTTLWFWNSEIGWAVIHPILEKYGWRYVNCNVWNKGKGHIAGNVNTEKIRRFPVVTEVCVQYVREVKVNELTLKAWLLNEWKRSKLPLRRANDACGVVDAATRKYFDQGHLWYFPPPEMFERLVNYANENGRPDGKPYFSINGNQSLTGQDWSKMRSKFRCPHGFTNVWERQPLRGDERVKTSSGKALHLNQKPLDLMSMIIESSSDESDIVWEPFGGLFSASLAARKLSRKAYSCEIDPDYFYYGVQRFNQEVHQCSLL; encoded by the coding sequence ATGAATCGATCTAATCCAGAGGTAAATGCTCCCAGCACATTGAAACGGAAAGCTACTAGTACAGTTGGTCGCGGAAAATTTGTTAACCTAAACGCAAAACTTAACTTTTCTGCATGGAGCGATGAATACGTTGCTTTATCTCTAGGCGATAGTCTGAAACACTATAGAGACTGGGAGCAACCTACGGTAATCGTTTCGGATGGGGCTTATGGGGTTCTTGGTTTTGAAGGGGATACATCTGATCACATTGATTTACCGGATTGGTATCAACCTCATATAGAAGAATGGTCAAAAGCTGCAATGCCGTGTACAACACTCTGGTTTTGGAACTCAGAAATTGGTTGGGCTGTAATACATCCAATTTTAGAAAAGTATGGTTGGCGGTATGTTAATTGCAACGTTTGGAATAAGGGCAAAGGTCACATAGCAGGGAATGTTAACACAGAAAAAATCCGTAGATTTCCAGTGGTCACGGAGGTTTGTGTCCAATATGTAAGGGAGGTTAAAGTTAACGAACTTACCCTAAAAGCTTGGTTACTGAATGAATGGAAACGGTCTAAATTGCCGTTACGACGGGCAAATGACGCATGTGGCGTAGTGGATGCCGCCACTAGAAAATATTTCGATCAAGGACATTTATGGTATTTCCCACCTCCAGAGATGTTTGAAAGGCTGGTAAATTATGCAAATGAGAATGGTAGACCTGATGGAAAACCTTATTTCTCTATAAATGGTAATCAATCCTTGACAGGGCAGGACTGGAGTAAGATGCGGTCAAAATTTAGATGCCCTCATGGTTTTACTAATGTATGGGAACGCCAACCCTTACGCGGCGATGAAAGAGTTAAAACAAGCTCTGGCAAAGCTTTGCATCTTAACCAGAAACCGCTTGATTTGATGAGTATGATTATTGAATCATCAAGTGATGAATCTGACATAGTATGGGAACCTTTTGGAGGACTGTTTAGTGCTTCTCTAGCAGCTCGAAAACTTAGCCGTAAAGCTTACTCTTGTGAGATTGACCCAGACTATTTCTATTACGGAGTTCAGCGATTTAATCAAGAAGTTCATCAATGCTCTCTTCTTTGA
- a CDS encoding helix-turn-helix domain-containing protein, whose protein sequence is MSNILNYIEENPKQTQRLIGLEYEQLQQLIINGERLYHEKKALLESKKVRIIAGGGGRKPKLSISEQIILTLVYLRHLTTFQLLGIQFEVSESTANDTFNYWLPNLRELLPSSLLEQVKKKRF, encoded by the coding sequence ATGAGCAATATACTGAATTACATTGAAGAGAATCCTAAACAAACCCAAAGGTTAATAGGTCTGGAATATGAACAGTTACAACAATTAATCATAAATGGGGAAAGATTATATCATGAAAAAAAAGCTTTACTGGAATCTAAGAAAGTGAGAATTATTGCTGGTGGAGGAGGTCGGAAACCAAAATTATCTATTTCTGAACAAATCATTTTAACTTTAGTGTATCTCCGACATCTGACAACCTTTCAACTTCTAGGTATTCAGTTTGAAGTAAGTGAGTCTACAGCCAACGATACGTTTAACTATTGGTTGCCTAACTTGCGAGAATTACTGCCATCAAGTTTGCTTGAACAAGTAAAAAAAAAACGCTTCTGA
- a CDS encoding HARBI1 family protein, with amino-acid sequence MLTEYELIVDSYEQVRERPRDNDEQKKYFSGKKSNHTFKTQMIILPDASDIVDVVAGEPGPKSDITLFREYRSEFDAKQRFKGDKAYLGEDLITTPIKKPRNQELTTEQKEQNKIFSSKRIFVEHRIRSVKIFRVVQERFRLNTRKYKQVILTICGLVRLRIRGLILPLEISAISSG; translated from the coding sequence ATGCTCACAGAATATGAATTAATAGTAGATAGCTATGAACAAGTCAGAGAAAGACCTAGAGACAATGATGAACAAAAGAAATATTTTTCAGGTAAGAAGAGTAATCATACATTTAAAACTCAAATGATTATTTTACCTGATGCTAGTGATATCGTTGATGTTGTGGCAGGTGAACCTGGTCCAAAAAGCGATATAACTTTGTTCCGAGAATATCGTTCAGAGTTTGATGCCAAACAAAGATTTAAAGGAGATAAGGCATATCTTGGAGAAGATTTAATTACAACTCCAATTAAGAAACCAAGAAATCAAGAACTAACAACTGAACAGAAAGAACAGAACAAAATATTTTCATCTAAACGAATCTTTGTTGAACATCGAATACGGTCAGTCAAAATCTTTCGAGTTGTCCAAGAGAGATTTAGGTTAAATACCCGCAAATATAAGCAAGTAATTTTGACGATTTGTGGGCTAGTAAGGTTACGGATTCGAGGGCTAATATTACCATTAGAAATATCAGCTATATCATCAGGTTAA
- a CDS encoding helix-turn-helix domain-containing protein — protein MKSISSYKYDIFRRCMIAARKEAQLTQESLAKSLQKPQSFVAKYENGERRLDVVEFLIVTRVIGVDPCAILKKVEQQISEASCEERL, from the coding sequence ATGAAATCTATATCTAGCTATAAGTATGACATATTTCGTCGTTGTATGATTGCGGCTCGAAAAGAAGCACAACTTACTCAGGAATCTCTCGCCAAATCTCTTCAAAAACCGCAATCTTTCGTTGCTAAATATGAGAATGGTGAGCGACGCTTAGATGTTGTTGAGTTTCTCATAGTTACTCGCGTGATTGGCGTAGACCCTTGCGCTATTCTTAAGAAAGTTGAACAACAAATATCTGAAGCATCTTGTGAGGAAAGATTATGA
- a CDS encoding DUF433 domain-containing protein, which yields MLQNPIQITPGVCGRQARIRNTRIPVWTLVAYRQQGAPDEELLANYPGLTAEDLSAAWHYYEQNPEQIDREIAQDDLV from the coding sequence ATGTTGCAAAATCCGATTCAGATTACACCTGGAGTTTGCGGGAGACAAGCGCGAATTAGAAATACAAGAATTCCCGTATGGACTTTGGTAGCATATCGTCAACAAGGTGCGCCGGATGAAGAATTATTGGCAAATTATCCTGGATTGACTGCGGAAGATTTAAGTGCAGCTTGGCATTACTACGAACAAAATCCCGAACAAATCGATCGAGAAATTGCCCAAGATGATTTAGTTTAA